Proteins from one Bufo gargarizans isolate SCDJY-AF-19 chromosome 8, ASM1485885v1, whole genome shotgun sequence genomic window:
- the TFAP4 gene encoding transcription factor AP-4 isoform X1, with product MEYFMMPAQKVPSLQHFRKTEKEVIGGLCSLANIPLTPETQRDQERRIRREIANSNERRRMQSINAGFQSLKTLIPHTDGEKLSKAAILQQTADYIFSLEQEKTRLLQQNTQLKRFIQEFNGSSPKRRRAEDKDEGIGSPDIWEEEKAEDLRREMIELRQQLDKERSVRMMLEEQVRDLDAHMYPEKLKAIAQQIQEEGGQGQSDESLDRGDQPLHSQLLAPHMPLAPTHHPTVIVPAPPPAPSHHINVVTVGHSSVISSVSTSRQNLDTIVQAIQHIEGTRDKQLQEDEQRKAVIVNAARPCEDSDTASDTECDDSEADQNKDDAMEDP from the exons ATGGAGTATTTCATGATGCCCGCGCAGAAAGTACCCTCCCTGCAACACTTCAGGAAGACGGAGAAAGAAGTCATTGGTGGCCTGTGCAG CCTAGCAAACATCCCCTTGACGCCAGAGACGCAACGGGACCAAGAAAGGCGGATACGCCGGGAAATTGCGAATAGCAATGAACGCCGCCGCATGCAGAGCATCAATGCTGGCTTCCAGTCTTTGAAAACTCTAATCCCCCACACAGATGGGGAGAAACTAAGCAAG GCAGCGATACTGCAGCAGACGGCAGACTATATATTCTCCCTGGAACAGGAGAAGACCAGGCTACTGCAGCAGAATACCCAGCTGAAGCGCTTTATACAG GAGTTCAATGGCTCATCCCCTAAGCGACGACGGGCGGAAGACAAGGATGAGGGCATCGGCTCGCCGGATATCTGGGAAGAGGAAAAAGCCGAAGACCTGCGAAGGGAAATGATTGAACTGCGGCAGCAACTGGACAAGGAACGTTCTGTGAGGATGATGCTGGAGGAGCAG GTGCGGGATCTGGATGCTCATATGTACCCTGAAAAGTTGAAGGCTATAGCTCAACAAATCCAGGAAGAGGGAGGGCAGGGACAATCGGACGAGTCACTGGACAGGGGTGACCAGCCTCTCCATTCTCAG CTCCTGGCACCACATATGCCCCTGGCGCCCACTCACCACCCCACAGTAATAGTCCCCGCTCCACCCCCTGCACCTTCTCATCACATCAATGTTGTGACTGTGGGACATTCCTCGGTGATCAGTTCTGTGTCCACCTCCCGGCAAAATTTGGACACGATTGTGCAG GCCATACAGCACATAGAGGGCACACGAGACAAACAGTTGCAGGAAGACGAGCAGCGAAAGGCGGTCATCGTGAACGCTGCGCGCCCATGCGAAGATTCGGACACCGCGTCGGACACAGAATGCGACGACAGCGAGGCAGATCAAAACAAGGATGATGCCATGGAAGACCCCTGA
- the TFAP4 gene encoding transcription factor AP-4 isoform X2 gives MEYFMMPAQKVPSLQHFRKTEKEVIGGLCSLANIPLTPETQRDQERRIRREIANSNERRRMQSINAGFQSLKTLIPHTDGEKLSKAAILQQTADYIFSLEQEKTRLLQQNTQLKRFIQEFNGSSPKRRRAEDKDEGIGSPDIWEEEKAEDLRREMIELRQQLDKERSVRMMLEEQLLAPHMPLAPTHHPTVIVPAPPPAPSHHINVVTVGHSSVISSVSTSRQNLDTIVQAIQHIEGTRDKQLQEDEQRKAVIVNAARPCEDSDTASDTECDDSEADQNKDDAMEDP, from the exons ATGGAGTATTTCATGATGCCCGCGCAGAAAGTACCCTCCCTGCAACACTTCAGGAAGACGGAGAAAGAAGTCATTGGTGGCCTGTGCAG CCTAGCAAACATCCCCTTGACGCCAGAGACGCAACGGGACCAAGAAAGGCGGATACGCCGGGAAATTGCGAATAGCAATGAACGCCGCCGCATGCAGAGCATCAATGCTGGCTTCCAGTCTTTGAAAACTCTAATCCCCCACACAGATGGGGAGAAACTAAGCAAG GCAGCGATACTGCAGCAGACGGCAGACTATATATTCTCCCTGGAACAGGAGAAGACCAGGCTACTGCAGCAGAATACCCAGCTGAAGCGCTTTATACAG GAGTTCAATGGCTCATCCCCTAAGCGACGACGGGCGGAAGACAAGGATGAGGGCATCGGCTCGCCGGATATCTGGGAAGAGGAAAAAGCCGAAGACCTGCGAAGGGAAATGATTGAACTGCGGCAGCAACTGGACAAGGAACGTTCTGTGAGGATGATGCTGGAGGAGCAG CTCCTGGCACCACATATGCCCCTGGCGCCCACTCACCACCCCACAGTAATAGTCCCCGCTCCACCCCCTGCACCTTCTCATCACATCAATGTTGTGACTGTGGGACATTCCTCGGTGATCAGTTCTGTGTCCACCTCCCGGCAAAATTTGGACACGATTGTGCAG GCCATACAGCACATAGAGGGCACACGAGACAAACAGTTGCAGGAAGACGAGCAGCGAAAGGCGGTCATCGTGAACGCTGCGCGCCCATGCGAAGATTCGGACACCGCGTCGGACACAGAATGCGACGACAGCGAGGCAGATCAAAACAAGGATGATGCCATGGAAGACCCCTGA